A stretch of Nymphalis io chromosome 29, ilAglIoxx1.1, whole genome shotgun sequence DNA encodes these proteins:
- the LOC126779706 gene encoding LOW QUALITY PROTEIN: putative Dol-P-Glc:Glc(2)Man(9)GlcNAc(2)-PP-Dol alpha-1,2-glucosyltransferase (The sequence of the model RefSeq protein was modified relative to this genomic sequence to represent the inferred CDS: deleted 1 base in 1 codon), which produces SASSVLVSFIAFLYMNGSVVVGDKHAHKMTVHLPQLLYFLLFYGVFGLPYVLSKSFSTLKIIFKNKMFFLLLAIMFVLIVRFNTIAHPYLLADNRHYTFYVWNRWFGKYYYARYATIPAYIFLLFNLYDNLKDQNCISFLLPYSMSLFLVLALQELVDIRYFLVPYVILRLRFVRPSFNMVIGELVWYILLNVITFHLFFTKDIIWKDFNDIQRIIW; this is translated from the exons TCAGCAAGT AGTGTATTAGTATCGTTCATTGCATTCTTGTATATGAATGGCTCGGTTGTGGTCGGTGATAAGCATGCTCATAAAATGACAGTACATTTACCGCAATTGctgtattttttactattttatggAGTATTCGGTTTGCCATATGTTTTGTCTAAGTCAttttcaacattaaaaataatttttaaaaataaaatgtttttcctATTGCTCGcaattatgtttgtattaattgtTAGATTTAATACAATAGCACATCCATATTTGTTGGCTGATAACCGTCATTATACCTTTTATGTATGGAACCGTTGGTTTGGCAAATATTACTACGCAAGATATGCAACCATACCGGCTTACATCTTCTTATTATTCAACTTATACGATAATTTAAAGGATCAGAATTGTATTTCATTCCTACTACCGTATTCTATGAGTCTTTTTCTAGTGTTAGCGTTACAAGAACTGGTAGATATCAGATATTTTCTAGTCCCATATGTTATTTTAAGGTTGCGATTCGTTCGGCCTTCGTTTAATATGGTTATAGGGGAATTGGTGTGGTACATATTGCTGAATGTAATCACATTCCACCTATTCTTTACAAAAGATATAATTTGGAAGGATTTTAATGATATACAAAGAATAATATGGTAA